A single window of Trichocoleus sp. DNA harbors:
- a CDS encoding photosystem II manganese-stabilizing polypeptide: MRYRALIAAFLALCLGLLTACSDSSPTATAALTYEQIRGTGLANTCPQLVETNRGVIAIDPNQSYAITDLCLEPTNFFVKEESTNRRQEAQFIAGKPLTRFTSSLDQVSGKLQVDKNGELVFSEQDGFDFQAITVKLPGGEMYPFLFTVKGLVAKAQRADNISTSTDFEGEFRVPSYRTSNFLDPKGRGLTSGYDTAVALPSRGDDEELLRENIKSFQTGQGKISLQVAKVNSSTGEIAGTFESIQPSDTDMGGKEPVDVRIRGLFYARVEPAQA; the protein is encoded by the coding sequence ATGAGGTATCGCGCTTTAATTGCTGCATTCCTGGCACTCTGCTTAGGTTTGCTCACAGCTTGCAGCGATAGTTCACCGACTGCGACTGCTGCTTTGACCTATGAACAAATCCGGGGTACAGGTTTAGCAAACACTTGTCCCCAATTGGTTGAAACAAACCGGGGTGTGATTGCAATCGACCCCAATCAATCCTATGCCATTACTGACCTTTGCTTAGAACCCACCAACTTCTTTGTCAAAGAGGAGTCCACAAACAGACGTCAGGAAGCACAATTTATTGCGGGTAAACCATTGACCCGGTTTACATCTTCCCTGGATCAAGTGAGTGGTAAGCTTCAGGTTGACAAGAATGGTGAGTTAGTCTTCTCAGAACAAGATGGATTTGACTTCCAGGCAATTACTGTGAAGCTGCCAGGTGGAGAAATGTATCCGTTCTTGTTTACCGTGAAGGGCTTAGTTGCGAAAGCACAGCGGGCTGACAACATCAGCACCTCCACGGATTTTGAAGGGGAATTTCGTGTTCCCTCTTACCGCACCTCTAACTTCCTTGATCCAAAAGGTCGTGGTCTCACATCAGGTTATGACACTGCTGTAGCGCTGCCATCTCGAGGAGATGATGAGGAACTGCTGCGTGAGAATATCAAGTCCTTCCAAACTGGACAGGGAAAAATCTCTTTGCAAGTAGCTAAGGTCAATAGTTCAACCGGCGAGATTGCTGGAACTTTTGAGAGCATTCAGCCCTCTGATACCGACATGGGCGGTAAAGAGCCAGTTGATGTCAGGATCCGAGGTCTGTTTTATGCCCGGGTTGAGCCTGCTCAAGCATAG
- the clpP gene encoding ATP-dependent Clp endopeptidase proteolytic subunit ClpP: MIPTVIEQSGRGERAFDIYSRLLRERIIFLGQPIDSDLANLIVAQMLFLEAEDPEKDIYLYINSPGGSVMAGLGIFDTMNHIRPDICTICVGLAASMGAFLLSAGTKGKRMSLPHSRIMIHQPLGGAQGQATDIEIQAKEILYLKRQLNTALSNHTGQPLERIEQDTERDFFMSAQEAVDYGLIDQVIDRKSTGSHPMATIAS; this comes from the coding sequence ATGATTCCTACCGTTATTGAACAATCGGGTCGTGGCGAGAGAGCCTTCGACATTTACTCTCGTCTTCTACGAGAGCGAATCATTTTTTTGGGACAGCCGATCGACTCTGATCTAGCAAATCTGATTGTCGCTCAAATGCTGTTCCTGGAAGCTGAAGACCCAGAGAAGGACATTTACCTCTATATCAATTCTCCGGGTGGCTCGGTGATGGCAGGATTGGGCATCTTTGACACCATGAATCATATCCGACCTGATATTTGTACTATCTGTGTCGGTTTAGCAGCAAGCATGGGTGCATTCCTACTTAGTGCTGGAACCAAAGGCAAGCGCATGAGTCTTCCTCATTCCCGCATTATGATCCACCAACCTTTGGGCGGTGCACAAGGTCAAGCAACTGATATTGAGATCCAGGCAAAGGAAATCTTATATCTGAAACGCCAGCTCAACACTGCGCTCTCTAACCATACTGGACAGCCGCTGGAAAGAATAGAGCAAGACACCGAACGCGATTTCTTCATGTCTGCCCAAGAAGCTGTTGATTATGGGCTAATCGATCAAGTAATCGATCGCAAATCAACCGGAAGTCATCCAATGGCAACAATCGCAAGCTAG